A portion of the Anthonomus grandis grandis chromosome 7, icAntGran1.3, whole genome shotgun sequence genome contains these proteins:
- the LOC126738412 gene encoding uncharacterized protein LOC126738412, with product MARVPIVLASFCLIGFGFAFPASNEQLDKATVNDVAVNVVSMDVQEQKLTTIPQITQKQSAPPSTIEISGISTGANPAPANPATPQDNGGFKTQRPGSMFARIIDDIFQIPITVLQNVARLITNPFTPKKEIAAVS from the exons ATGGCAAGAGTACCCATTGTTCTAGCTAGTTTTTGTTTGATTGGTTTTGGTTTTGCATTTCCAGCTAGTAATGAACAATTAGATAag gCGACAGTTAATGATGTAGCAGTAAACGTAGTTTCTATGGATGTTCAAGAACAAAAACTAACCACTATTCCGCAAATTACACAAAAACAATCTGCACCACCCTCTACAATAGAAATAAGTGGCATTAGCACAGGAGCTAATCCAGCGCCTGCTAATCCAGCCACTCCTCAGGATAATGGGGGCTTTAAAACACAACGACCTGGATCTATGTTTGCTAGAATAATCGATGATATATTTCAG aTTCCGATTACAGTTCTTCAAAACGTTGCTCGTCTTATAACAAACCCATTCACTCCTAAAAAGGAAATTGCAGCGGTATCTTAG
- the LOC126738771 gene encoding uncharacterized protein LOC126738771, whose translation MEEELKLLIKKRGAVKGRITLFRKYLAEIEDKVLNFGENELLDETLLIELETRCNKIEEIFGEFEGYQTEIELNSNEEDFELRLSERDAFENDYFKAINLSRFYFKQDETWVDNDLTVGKCWQSSDIFGVPSNISSTGRLIVVHAGSNNGFLENASLVFKAGQTSGDYHGQMNQTNFTKWLTEKLLPNIPANSIIILDNAPYHLVQKDKTPTKSSLKQHMIDWLSKKGITHDPSARKYELYDLIQMHRPSNNQKNYVIDNIIWQHGHTPLRTPPYMCELNLIELAWAQVKRHIRCRNTSGDLSLTKLREVLDDAINSVTRSDWEKFCQHVIHIQEKYWQTDYMMKEIEPLVITLDNADESSDSDLETDNDTDGSDSETE comes from the exons ATGGAGGAAGAgcttaaattgttaattaaaaagcgAGGGGCTGTGAAGGGGCGAATCACtcttttcagaaaatatttggcAGAAATTGAggataaagttttaaattttgggGAAAATGAGCTTTTAGATGAAACTCTTCTTATAGAGTTAGAAACTAGATGTAACAAAATTGAGGAAATCTTTGGGGAGTTTGAGGGTTATCAAACTGAGATAGAATTAAATTCTAATGAAGAAGATTTTGAATTGAGGCTTAGTGAGAGGGATGCTtttgaaaatgattattttaaagcG ATAAACTTGAGTCGCTTTTATTTCAAACAGGATGAAACGTGGGTGGATAACGATCTGACCGTAGGAAAATGTTGGCAAAGTTCTGATATATTTGGAGTTCCGAGTAACATTAGTTCAACTG GGCGTCTTATTGTTGTACATGCGGGATCAAACAatggatttttggaaaatgcttCTTTAGTATTTAAAGCGGGACAAACCTCTGGTGATTATCATGGCCAAAtgaaccaaactaattttaccAAATGGCTTACAGAAAAGCTGCTACCTAATATACCTGCAAACAGCATAATCATTTTAGATAATGCCCCATATCACTTGGTGCAAAAAGACAAGACCCCTACGAAATCTTCGCTTAAGCAGCATATGATTGATTGGTTAtctaaaaaag gAATAACTCATGATCCGTCGGCAAGAAAATATGAGCTTTATGATTTGATACAAATGCATAGGCCTTCtaataaccaaaaaaattatgtcattgataatataatatggcaacatgggcATACGCCGTTAAGGACACCACCATATATGTGTGAGCTTAACCTAATTGAACTGGCTTGGGCTCAAGTTAAGCGCCATATACGATGTCGAAATACCTCTGGAGACCTGAGCCTCACTAAATTAAGGGAAGTATTGGATGATGCGATAAATTCTGTCACCCGTTCGGATTGGGAAAAATTTTGCCAACACGTTATCCACATCCAGGAGAAATATTGGCAGACAGACTATATGATGAAGGAAATTGAACCATTAGTAATAACTTTAGACAATGCTGATGAATCAAGTGATAGCGACCTAGAAACTGATAATGATACTGATGGTAGTGACAGTGAAACTGAATGA